The Rhodopseudomonas palustris genome window below encodes:
- a CDS encoding 3-hydroxyacyl-ACP dehydratase FabZ family protein, translating into MNLEYFHLIDRIAELRLADRSITVEARVPETSTIFEGHFPGYPLMPGVLLIETMAQSSGWLLIALMQFQRMPFLAAVKEAKMRTFVTPGETLSIDVSVVHEGSGFTMTEAKIKSGGKLACNATLTFRHVPFPHPDLRGHMEAMAKQIGFPEQMIHG; encoded by the coding sequence ATGAACCTTGAATATTTCCACCTGATCGACCGAATCGCCGAGCTTCGCCTCGCTGACCGCAGCATCACGGTCGAGGCTCGGGTGCCCGAGACCAGCACGATCTTCGAAGGCCACTTCCCCGGCTATCCGCTGATGCCGGGCGTGCTCTTGATCGAGACCATGGCCCAGAGCTCGGGCTGGCTCTTGATCGCGCTGATGCAGTTTCAGCGCATGCCGTTCCTGGCCGCGGTCAAGGAAGCCAAGATGCGCACCTTCGTGACGCCCGGCGAGACCTTGTCGATCGACGTCTCGGTGGTGCACGAGGGCTCCGGCTTCACGATGACCGAAGCGAAGATCAAGAGCGGCGGTAAGCTCGCGTGCAATGCCACGCTGACGTTCCGCCACGTCCCGTTTCCGCATCCCGACCTGCGCGGGCATATGGAAGCGATGGCGAAGCAAATCGGATTTCCGGAGCAGATGATCCATGGCTGA
- the ilvN gene encoding acetolactate synthase small subunit, producing the protein MTQPASAYFMEERHDPNETHTLSVIVQNEPGVLARVIGLFSGRGYNIESLTVSETEAQKHLSRITIVTTGTPMVIQQIKNQLDRMVPVYRVVDMTLSGRSIERELAMVKLRGVGEHRVESLRLAEAFRARVIDASTESFVFEITGNSSKINQFIELMRPLGLVEVVRTGVAAIGRGAEGM; encoded by the coding sequence ATGACCCAGCCCGCATCCGCTTACTTCATGGAAGAGCGCCACGATCCGAACGAGACTCATACGCTGTCGGTGATCGTGCAGAACGAGCCCGGCGTTCTGGCCCGAGTGATCGGGTTGTTCTCGGGCCGCGGCTACAACATCGAAAGTCTTACGGTGTCGGAGACCGAGGCGCAGAAGCACCTGTCCCGGATCACCATCGTCACCACCGGCACGCCGATGGTGATCCAGCAGATCAAGAACCAGCTCGACCGTATGGTCCCGGTGTATCGCGTCGTCGACATGACGCTGAGCGGCCGTTCGATCGAGCGCGAGCTTGCGATGGTCAAGCTGCGCGGCGTCGGCGAGCATCGCGTTGAATCGTTGCGGCTCGCCGAGGCCTTCCGCGCCCGGGTGATCGACGCCTCGACCGAGAGCTTCGTGTTCGAGATCACCGGCAACTCGTCGAAGATCAATCAGTTCATCGAGCTGATGCGCCCGCTCGGCCTGGTCGAAGTGGTGCGCACCGGCGTCGCCGCGATCGGCCGCGGCGCGGAGGGGATGTAA
- a CDS encoding MgtC/SapB family protein: MLPWWDILLRLGVAAMAGGLIGLNRDLKNKPIGMRTLALVALASALLVAHADHSATSDQLSDPTSRVIQGILTGIGFLGAGVIVRSGNRLEIHGLTTAACTWLAAGIGIVCGAGQWLIVGVALVITFAVLIGGHPAERLLHRLLGGAKDERGHSAAPED; this comes from the coding sequence TTGCTACCCTGGTGGGACATCCTGCTGCGTCTTGGCGTTGCCGCGATGGCCGGCGGGCTGATCGGGCTCAACCGCGACCTCAAGAACAAGCCGATCGGGATGCGCACGCTGGCGCTGGTCGCGCTCGCGTCCGCGCTGTTAGTGGCGCATGCCGACCATTCGGCGACGAGCGATCAATTGTCCGATCCGACCAGCCGTGTGATCCAGGGCATTCTCACCGGCATCGGCTTTCTCGGTGCCGGCGTGATCGTTCGCAGCGGCAACCGGCTGGAAATCCACGGCCTCACCACCGCGGCATGCACCTGGCTCGCCGCGGGCATCGGCATCGTCTGCGGTGCGGGACAGTGGTTGATCGTCGGCGTGGCGCTGGTGATCACCTTCGCGGTGCTGATCGGCGGACATCCGGCCGAACGGCTGCTGCATCGCCTGCTGGGCGGCGCCAAGGACGAACGCGGCCATAGCGCCGCGCCCGAAGACTGA
- a CDS encoding acetolactate synthase 3 large subunit: MSDSNSHDPNQMTGAAMIVRAMKDHGVEHIFGYPGGAVLPIYDEIFQQSDVQHILVRHEQGAGHAAEGYARSTGKPGVVLVTSGPGATNMVTPLADALMDSIPLVCITGQVPTHLIGNDAFQECDTVGITRPCTKHNWLVRRIEDLPKVLHEAFYVATSGRPGPVVVDVPKDVQFATGTYHPPRKADVHVSYVPNKKGDPAQIRKAVALLANAKRPVIYSGGGVVNSGPEASRLLRELVEITDFPITSTLMGLGAYPASGKNWLGMLGMHGTYEANMTMHGCDVMLCIGARFDDRITGRTDAFAPNAKKIHIDIDPSSINKNIRVDVPIIGDVATVLEDLLGVFKAEAKKPDIKQWWQQVATWRARNSLAYKKNNDVIMPQYAIQRLYEATRGRDTYITTEVGQHQMWAAQFYGFEQPKRWMTSGGLGTMGYGLPAALGVQVAHPGSLVVDIAGDASVQMTIQEMATAVQYELPIKIFILNNQYMGMVRQWQQLLHGNRLSHSYTEAMPDFVKLAEAYGAVGMQVIKPSDLDGAIQDMIKVNKPVLFDCRVAALENCFPMIPSGKAHNEMLLPAEATDEATAAAFAGGKALV; encoded by the coding sequence ATGAGCGACAGCAATAGCCACGATCCGAACCAGATGACCGGTGCGGCGATGATCGTCCGCGCGATGAAGGATCACGGTGTCGAGCACATCTTCGGCTATCCGGGCGGCGCAGTACTTCCGATCTATGACGAGATCTTCCAGCAGTCGGACGTCCAACACATTCTGGTCCGCCACGAGCAGGGCGCCGGCCATGCGGCCGAGGGCTATGCGCGCTCGACCGGCAAGCCGGGCGTGGTGCTGGTGACCTCGGGGCCGGGGGCCACCAACATGGTGACCCCGCTCGCCGACGCACTGATGGATTCGATCCCGCTGGTGTGCATCACCGGCCAAGTGCCGACCCATCTGATCGGCAACGACGCCTTCCAGGAATGCGACACCGTCGGCATCACCCGGCCGTGCACCAAGCACAACTGGCTGGTGCGCCGGATCGAGGATCTGCCGAAGGTGCTGCACGAGGCGTTCTACGTCGCGACCAGCGGCCGTCCGGGCCCGGTGGTGGTCGACGTGCCGAAGGACGTGCAGTTCGCCACCGGCACCTATCATCCGCCGCGCAAGGCCGACGTCCACGTCTCCTACGTGCCGAACAAGAAGGGCGACCCTGCTCAGATCCGCAAGGCAGTTGCGCTGCTGGCGAACGCCAAGCGTCCGGTGATCTATTCCGGCGGCGGCGTGGTCAATTCCGGCCCCGAAGCGTCGCGGCTGCTGCGTGAGCTGGTCGAGATCACCGACTTCCCGATCACCTCGACGCTGATGGGCCTCGGCGCCTATCCGGCCTCGGGCAAGAACTGGCTCGGCATGCTGGGCATGCACGGCACCTACGAAGCCAACATGACGATGCATGGTTGCGACGTCATGCTGTGCATCGGCGCGCGGTTCGACGACCGGATCACCGGCCGTACCGACGCGTTCGCGCCGAACGCCAAGAAGATCCACATCGACATCGATCCGTCGTCGATCAACAAGAACATCCGGGTCGACGTGCCGATCATCGGCGATGTTGCCACGGTGCTCGAGGATCTGCTCGGCGTCTTCAAGGCCGAGGCCAAGAAGCCCGACATCAAGCAGTGGTGGCAGCAGGTCGCGACCTGGCGCGCGCGCAACTCGCTCGCCTACAAGAAGAACAACGACGTCATCATGCCGCAATACGCGATCCAGCGGCTGTACGAGGCGACCCGCGGCCGTGATACCTACATCACGACCGAAGTCGGTCAGCATCAGATGTGGGCGGCGCAGTTCTACGGCTTCGAACAGCCGAAGCGCTGGATGACCTCGGGCGGTCTCGGCACCATGGGCTACGGTCTGCCGGCAGCCCTCGGCGTGCAGGTGGCGCATCCGGGCAGCCTCGTCGTCGACATCGCAGGCGATGCCTCGGTGCAGATGACGATCCAGGAGATGGCGACGGCGGTGCAGTACGAACTGCCGATCAAGATCTTCATCTTGAACAACCAGTACATGGGCATGGTTCGGCAGTGGCAGCAGCTACTCCACGGCAACCGGCTATCGCACTCCTACACCGAAGCGATGCCGGACTTCGTCAAGCTGGCTGAAGCTTACGGCGCGGTCGGCATGCAGGTGATCAAGCCGTCCGATCTCGACGGCGCGATCCAGGACATGATCAAGGTGAACAAGCCGGTGCTGTTCGACTGCCGCGTTGCCGCGCTGGAGAACTGCTTCCCGATGATCCCGTCGGGCAAGGCGCACAACGAAATGCTGTTGCCGGCCGAAGCCACCGACGAAGCCACCGCAGCCGCCTTCGCCGGCGGCAAGGCGCTGGTGTGA
- a CDS encoding ATP-binding protein has translation MAEAVALGAFGKVISVRGSGARVGLLPSSRLVPSAVRATVGRFVSIRTASSTIIAIITEVSSENLAETDEHIAVASVDLLGEILPGPLRPKFQRGVTNYPTIGDSVDLISSDDLRIVYEPSGSDQIDVGTLQQDPSVIAYVDIEEMLSKHFAVLGSTGVGKSTGVSLLLNEILKSRPALRIFLLDVHNEYGRSFGDKALVLNPRNLKLPFWLFNFEEIVDVLFAGRPGVPEELDILAEVIPVAKGLYVQYTSTDRLGLKRVDPKSIGYTADTPVPYRLVDLISLIDERMGKLENRSSRIIYHKLISRIETVRNDPRYAFMFDNANVGGDTMAEVISHLFRLPANGKPMTIMQLAGFPAEVVDSVVSVLCRMAFDFGLWSDGVSPLLFVCEEAHRYAAADRAIGFGPTRKAVSRIAKEGRKYGVYLGLVTQRPAELDATILSQCNTLFAMRLANDRDQSLLRSAVSDAAANLLSFVPSLGTREVLAFGEGVALPTRLRFKEVPAHQLPRSEAAISTVPSAAAGNDMHFVSAVLERWRGATSHRDVPNDPGITERPLARTMDAPMLQPSLGLDPDRFSLLKKPLR, from the coding sequence ATGGCAGAAGCTGTTGCTCTAGGGGCGTTCGGCAAGGTGATCTCGGTGCGCGGTTCCGGTGCGCGCGTCGGGCTGTTGCCGTCGAGCCGGCTGGTGCCCTCTGCCGTACGCGCCACCGTGGGCCGCTTCGTCAGCATCCGGACCGCAAGCTCCACCATCATCGCGATCATCACCGAGGTGTCGAGCGAGAACCTCGCGGAGACCGACGAGCATATCGCGGTCGCGTCGGTCGACCTGCTCGGTGAGATCCTGCCGGGGCCACTTCGACCGAAGTTCCAACGCGGCGTCACCAACTACCCGACCATCGGCGACTCGGTGGACCTGATCTCCAGCGACGACCTGCGCATTGTCTATGAGCCCAGCGGCTCCGACCAGATCGATGTCGGAACCCTGCAGCAGGATCCCTCGGTAATCGCCTATGTCGACATCGAAGAAATGCTGTCGAAGCATTTCGCCGTGCTCGGCTCGACCGGCGTCGGCAAATCCACCGGCGTGTCGCTGCTGCTCAACGAAATCCTGAAGTCGCGCCCGGCGCTGCGCATCTTCCTGCTCGACGTCCACAACGAATACGGCCGCAGCTTCGGCGACAAGGCGCTGGTGCTCAATCCGCGCAACCTGAAGCTGCCGTTCTGGCTGTTCAACTTCGAGGAAATCGTCGACGTGCTGTTCGCCGGCCGCCCCGGCGTGCCCGAAGAACTCGACATCCTGGCCGAGGTGATCCCCGTCGCCAAAGGCCTTTACGTGCAATACACCAGCACCGACCGACTCGGCCTCAAGCGGGTCGATCCGAAGTCGATCGGCTATACCGCCGACACGCCGGTGCCCTATCGCCTCGTCGACCTGATCTCGCTGATCGACGAGCGCATGGGCAAGCTGGAAAACCGTTCCTCGCGCATCATCTATCACAAGCTGATCTCGCGCATCGAGACGGTGCGCAACGACCCGCGCTACGCCTTCATGTTCGACAACGCCAATGTCGGCGGCGACACTATGGCGGAAGTGATCAGCCATCTGTTCCGCCTGCCCGCCAACGGCAAGCCGATGACGATCATGCAGCTCGCCGGCTTCCCGGCCGAGGTGGTCGACTCGGTGGTGTCGGTGCTGTGCCGGATGGCATTCGACTTCGGCCTGTGGAGCGACGGCGTGTCGCCGCTGCTGTTCGTCTGCGAAGAAGCCCACCGCTACGCTGCGGCCGACCGCGCCATCGGCTTCGGCCCGACCCGCAAGGCGGTGTCGCGCATCGCCAAGGAAGGCCGCAAATACGGCGTCTATCTCGGTCTCGTCACCCAGCGCCCGGCCGAACTCGACGCGACGATCCTGTCCCAGTGCAACACGCTGTTTGCGATGCGGCTCGCCAACGATCGCGATCAGTCGCTGCTGCGGTCGGCGGTGTCCGACGCCGCGGCCAACCTGCTCTCCTTCGTGCCCTCGCTCGGCACCCGCGAAGTCCTGGCGTTCGGCGAAGGCGTGGCGCTGCCGACCCGGCTACGCTTCAAGGAAGTGCCGGCGCATCAGTTGCCGCGCAGCGAGGCTGCGATCTCGACCGTGCCGTCGGCGGCCGCGGGCAACGACATGCACTTCGTCAGCGCGGTGCTGGAGCGCTGGCGCGGCGCGACCTCGCATCGCGACGTGCCGAACGATCCGGGCATCACCGAGCGCCCGCTCGCACGGACGATGGATGCTCCGATGCTGCAGCCCTCGCTGGGGCTCGATCCGGACCGCTTCTCGCTGCTGAAGAAGCCGCTGCGCTGA
- a CDS encoding TonB-dependent receptor yields the protein MLKDLNFPAAGALSCVCASVLLLSHAAAAQEAPAPASAAGASTESPASATGRSLPAIVVETSRRRAAATSPQRRPSQASRSTASRRAPNPTSVAAQPRPVSAGALQATLPAGFPGDQVARGAGVGLLGNRDVMSTPFSLTSFTEKLIRDQQSRTLLDVLGNDPSVRSNVPAYSGIQGFFIRGFPVFAQDIAFNGLYGVADSFNPALEPIERVEVQHGPSTMLSGMPPFGTIGGTINLIPKRAGDVPLTRFTTGFISNAQSYNAIDVGRRYGTNGEWGIRFNGAYQSGSTPIDNQKQEYGVTSLALDYRGERLRVGLDLGYQKVDFNSPLRNRSVLPGFPIPQAPDLRINQQQPWEYRDSNNKSAALRAEYDLTDQLTVYAAYGHSEFHQVYFGGLPSIINARGDYRDTIQLTPFQTNSNTGEVGVRGQFDTGPVKHRVGVAASGLWQDTGLTNIPVGATITSNIYNPVYAPPRSDAGLPRTSPTTAERFNRSIAIADTMSVLNDRVELTIGGRWQGIDAKTLSPVTGLVTSDARNDAFSPGAGLVIKPIERLSLYANYIEGLTSTAPPTNAVNLNQSFPATVSKQIEAGAKYDFGPVGVSVAGFEIKQPSGFLDPTTRVFALNGEQRNRGVELNVFGQPVEGLRVVGGVSWIEGVLTKAANPAFNGNTAVGVPTMQLNLYGEYDLPGPARGVTMTGRVIHTASQFYDQANTQSIPAWTTLDLGVRYTTKIDRVPVTLRANVQNVTGENYWATTGRGILSPGAPRTYLVSASFDF from the coding sequence ATGTTGAAGGACCTGAATTTCCCGGCAGCGGGAGCGCTGTCGTGTGTCTGTGCGTCGGTTCTCCTCCTCTCTCATGCGGCCGCTGCACAGGAAGCTCCTGCGCCGGCTTCCGCTGCGGGTGCTTCAACGGAATCTCCGGCGAGCGCGACAGGACGTTCACTACCTGCCATCGTCGTCGAAACGTCGCGCCGCCGCGCCGCGGCGACGTCCCCGCAGCGCAGGCCGTCGCAAGCGTCCCGATCGACAGCCAGCCGACGGGCTCCCAACCCGACCAGCGTTGCAGCGCAGCCCCGCCCGGTTTCGGCAGGCGCTCTGCAGGCGACCTTGCCGGCTGGCTTTCCGGGCGATCAGGTTGCGCGCGGTGCCGGCGTCGGTCTGCTCGGCAACCGCGACGTGATGTCGACGCCGTTCAGCCTCACCAGCTTCACCGAGAAGCTCATCCGGGATCAGCAGTCGCGAACGCTGCTCGACGTGCTCGGCAACGATCCCTCCGTGCGCTCCAACGTGCCGGCCTATAGCGGCATCCAGGGCTTCTTCATTCGCGGCTTCCCGGTGTTCGCCCAGGACATCGCCTTCAACGGCCTGTATGGCGTCGCCGACTCCTTCAATCCGGCGCTCGAGCCGATCGAGCGCGTCGAAGTGCAGCACGGCCCCAGCACGATGCTGAGCGGCATGCCGCCGTTCGGCACGATCGGCGGGACGATCAACCTGATTCCGAAACGCGCCGGTGACGTGCCGCTGACGCGGTTCACGACCGGATTCATCTCGAACGCCCAGAGCTACAACGCAATCGATGTCGGTCGACGTTACGGGACCAATGGCGAGTGGGGAATCCGCTTCAACGGCGCGTATCAGTCCGGCAGCACGCCAATCGATAACCAGAAACAGGAATACGGCGTCACGTCGCTCGCCCTCGATTATCGCGGCGAACGCCTGCGGGTCGGTCTCGACCTTGGCTATCAGAAGGTCGACTTCAATTCGCCGCTGCGCAATCGCTCGGTGCTGCCGGGCTTTCCGATCCCGCAAGCGCCGGATCTGCGGATCAATCAGCAGCAGCCGTGGGAATATCGCGACAGCAACAACAAATCGGCCGCGCTCCGCGCCGAGTATGATCTGACCGATCAACTCACCGTCTATGCCGCTTACGGCCACAGTGAGTTCCATCAGGTCTATTTCGGCGGTCTGCCGTCGATCATCAACGCGCGTGGCGACTACCGCGATACGATCCAACTGACCCCGTTCCAGACCAACAGCAACACCGGCGAGGTCGGCGTGCGCGGTCAGTTCGACACCGGACCGGTGAAGCACCGGGTCGGCGTCGCGGCATCCGGCCTCTGGCAGGACACCGGTCTGACCAACATTCCGGTTGGTGCGACCATTACCTCGAACATCTACAATCCGGTGTACGCGCCGCCGCGCAGCGATGCCGGACTGCCGCGGACATCGCCCACGACGGCAGAGCGCTTCAACCGCAGCATTGCGATTGCCGACACGATGTCGGTGCTGAACGATCGCGTCGAGCTGACGATCGGCGGCCGCTGGCAGGGGATCGACGCCAAGACGCTGAGCCCGGTGACCGGCCTGGTGACGTCCGACGCGCGCAACGATGCGTTTTCTCCGGGCGCAGGCCTGGTCATCAAGCCGATCGAGCGGCTGTCGCTGTATGCCAACTACATCGAAGGACTGACTTCGACGGCGCCGCCGACCAATGCGGTGAACCTCAACCAGAGCTTTCCCGCGACGGTGTCAAAGCAAATCGAGGCCGGCGCGAAGTATGACTTCGGCCCAGTCGGCGTCTCAGTCGCCGGATTCGAAATCAAGCAGCCGAGCGGCTTCCTCGATCCGACCACCCGGGTGTTTGCGCTCAATGGCGAGCAACGCAATCGCGGCGTCGAACTCAACGTGTTCGGGCAACCGGTCGAGGGATTGCGTGTCGTCGGCGGCGTGAGCTGGATCGAAGGCGTGCTGACGAAAGCAGCGAACCCCGCGTTCAACGGCAATACGGCGGTTGGCGTCCCGACGATGCAGCTCAATCTGTACGGCGAATACGATCTGCCGGGGCCTGCCCGGGGGGTGACGATGACCGGCCGGGTGATCCACACCGCGTCGCAGTTCTACGATCAGGCCAACACCCAGAGCATTCCAGCCTGGACCACGCTCGATCTCGGCGTTCGCTACACCACGAAGATCGACCGAGTTCCTGTGACGTTGCGGGCCAATGTCCAGAACGTCACCGGCGAGAACTACTGGGCCACGACCGGCCGCGGGATTCTCAGCCCCGGCGCGCCGCGGACCTACCTAGTCTCGGCGAGCTTCGACTTCTGA
- a CDS encoding ParB-like protein, translated as MTNPREPLLHTIPILSLRPTQMTVGMREVKEKRLRWRQHKPKKQAELLGNHMIPVVLGPGKTHYVIDHHHLARALHDEGVKEVLVTVIADLTMVDRDAFWVVLDSRRWVYPYDAKGERHHYREIPKTVAGLKDDPFRSLAGELRRVGGYAKDTTPFSEFLWADFLRRRLSRKSVTADFQNAAEKALALAKSKDAIYLPGWCGPAADD; from the coding sequence ATGACCAATCCGCGTGAACCGTTGCTGCATACGATCCCGATCCTGTCGCTACGTCCGACTCAAATGACGGTCGGGATGCGCGAGGTGAAGGAGAAGCGGCTGCGCTGGCGCCAGCACAAGCCGAAGAAGCAGGCCGAACTGCTCGGCAATCACATGATTCCGGTGGTGCTTGGCCCCGGCAAGACGCACTACGTAATCGATCATCACCATTTGGCCCGGGCGCTCCACGACGAGGGCGTCAAGGAGGTGTTGGTCACGGTGATCGCCGACCTCACCATGGTCGATCGCGACGCGTTCTGGGTGGTGCTCGATAGCCGGCGCTGGGTCTATCCGTACGACGCCAAGGGCGAGCGGCATCATTACCGCGAGATTCCCAAAACGGTTGCGGGCCTGAAGGATGATCCATTCCGCAGCCTCGCTGGCGAACTCCGCCGCGTCGGCGGCTATGCCAAGGACACCACGCCGTTCAGCGAATTCCTGTGGGCCGATTTCCTGCGCCGGCGCTTGTCGCGAAAAAGCGTCACCGCCGACTTCCAGAACGCGGCTGAGAAAGCGCTGGCGCTCGCCAAGAGCAAAGACGCGATTTATCTGCCCGGCTGGTGCGGGCCCGCTGCAGACGATTAA
- a CDS encoding host attachment family protein, which yields MTLIPHNTLVVVADGRGALLLRNTGKPADVTLRQERKLEPTNLDDDGPSGSRPEEQSQSQTDEATFAKQLTNTLNKMKLDGEFDQLVLVADPQTLGQMRPILHKTVEASLIRSLAKDLTNHPLDQIAEAIAA from the coding sequence ATGACGCTGATTCCGCACAACACGCTCGTCGTCGTCGCTGATGGCCGCGGCGCCTTGCTGCTGCGCAACACCGGCAAGCCGGCCGACGTGACGCTGCGCCAGGAGCGCAAGCTCGAGCCGACCAATTTGGACGACGACGGCCCGTCGGGCTCGCGCCCCGAGGAGCAGAGCCAGAGCCAGACCGACGAAGCGACCTTCGCCAAGCAGCTCACCAACACGCTGAACAAGATGAAGCTCGACGGCGAGTTCGACCAGCTGGTGCTGGTCGCCGACCCGCAGACGCTCGGTCAGATGCGCCCGATCCTGCACAAGACCGTCGAAGCCTCGCTGATCCGCTCGCTGGCGAAGGATCTCACCAACCACCCGCTCGATCAGATCGCCGAGGCGATCGCGGCATAG
- a CDS encoding acyl carrier protein — MTSTFDRVATIIAETCDIPRETITPESHAIDDLGIDSLDFLDIAFAIDKAFGIKLPLEKWTQEVNDGKATTEQYFVLKNLAARIDELVAAKGA; from the coding sequence ATGACTTCCACATTCGATCGGGTGGCCACCATCATCGCGGAAACCTGCGACATTCCGCGTGAGACGATCACCCCGGAGAGCCATGCGATCGATGACCTGGGGATCGACAGCCTCGATTTCCTCGACATCGCGTTCGCGATCGACAAAGCTTTCGGTATCAAGCTGCCGCTGGAGAAGTGGACCCAGGAGGTCAACGACGGCAAGGCGACCACCGAGCAGTATTTCGTTCTCAAGAATCTCGCCGCCCGCATCGACGAACTGGTTGCCGCCAAGGGCGCGTAG
- the miaA gene encoding tRNA (adenosine(37)-N6)-dimethylallyltransferase MiaA, whose protein sequence is MTAEGPERRGRRPAAVLIAGPTASGKSALALKLAQASGGTVINTDSMQVYRDLRIITARPTLDEEALAPHRLYGTVDAAVNFSAGAYVEAAAAALAETRASGRLPILIGGTGLYFKALTRGLSAVPPVPAEVRDAVRLRLDRDGVQALHAELAGHDPEAAARLAPADRTRIARALEVVLATGRPLADWHQEASPPLLPPDDVVAVFLAPDREALYARIDSRFAAMLQAGALDEVAALAERRLDPLLPAMKAHGVPALIRHLRGEIGLDEAAAIGAADTRHYAKRQFTWFRHQLPEFKWVRPEEADALLNTVISGRA, encoded by the coding sequence ATGACAGCGGAAGGTCCGGAACGGCGCGGCCGGCGGCCGGCGGCCGTGCTTATCGCAGGGCCGACCGCCAGCGGCAAGTCGGCCTTGGCGCTGAAGCTGGCACAAGCGAGCGGCGGCACCGTCATCAACACCGATTCGATGCAGGTGTATCGCGACCTTCGCATCATCACCGCCCGGCCGACACTGGACGAGGAGGCGCTGGCGCCGCATCGCCTTTACGGCACGGTCGATGCCGCGGTGAATTTCTCAGCCGGGGCCTATGTCGAGGCCGCCGCTGCGGCGCTGGCGGAAACGCGCGCGTCCGGGCGGCTGCCGATCCTGATCGGCGGGACCGGGCTGTATTTCAAGGCTTTGACGCGGGGGCTTTCGGCGGTGCCGCCGGTGCCGGCCGAAGTTCGCGACGCGGTGCGGCTGCGGCTCGACCGGGACGGGGTTCAGGCGCTGCACGCGGAGCTGGCGGGCCACGATCCCGAGGCTGCAGCGCGGCTGGCGCCGGCCGACCGCACCCGAATCGCGCGGGCGCTGGAGGTCGTGTTGGCGACCGGTCGGCCATTGGCCGACTGGCACCAGGAGGCTTCGCCGCCGCTGCTGCCGCCGGACGACGTGGTGGCGGTATTCCTGGCCCCGGATCGCGAGGCGCTGTACGCGCGGATCGACTCCCGATTCGCCGCGATGCTGCAGGCCGGCGCACTGGACGAGGTTGCTGCCTTGGCTGAGCGTCGGCTTGATCCGCTGCTGCCGGCGATGAAAGCCCATGGCGTGCCGGCGCTGATCCGGCACCTGCGCGGCGAAATCGGCCTCGACGAGGCCGCCGCGATCGGAGCCGCCGACACCCGGCATTATGCCAAACGGCAGTTCACCTGGTTTCGGCACCAGTTGCCGGAATTCAAATGGGTGAGGCCGGAGGAGGCGGACGCGTTGCTGAACACTGTCATTTCGGGGCGTGCGTAG
- the serB gene encoding phosphoserine phosphatase SerB, with protein MSLVATLICNPNNPALDSTVIEGARAVLPQPNEAVWLHDEIAADIFFASTEDPLVLAARLRAARGDLPIDVVVQPAATRRKKLFLADMDSTMIGQECIDELAGFVGLKDHVAAITERAMRGEIEFEPALRERVALLKGLPLEVIGQVLDTRITLTPGGRAVVQTMRAHGAYTCLVSGGFTQFTHVVAERLGFAEHRANELLSQDGKLTGTVAEPILGRDAKLATLLELREADDLDAIDTLVVGDGANDLGMIQAAGLGIAYHAKPAVAAAAHGRIDFGDLTALLYAQGYRRDEFVAD; from the coding sequence ATGTCGCTCGTCGCCACGCTCATCTGCAATCCGAACAATCCCGCGCTGGATTCGACCGTGATCGAGGGGGCGCGTGCGGTGCTGCCTCAGCCCAACGAAGCGGTCTGGCTGCACGACGAGATCGCCGCTGACATCTTCTTTGCCAGCACCGAAGATCCCCTGGTGCTCGCCGCCCGGCTCCGCGCCGCCCGCGGCGATCTGCCGATCGACGTCGTGGTGCAGCCTGCCGCGACCCGGCGCAAGAAACTTTTTCTCGCCGACATGGATTCGACCATGATCGGCCAGGAATGCATCGACGAACTCGCCGGCTTCGTCGGGCTGAAGGACCATGTCGCTGCGATCACCGAGCGGGCGATGCGCGGCGAGATCGAATTCGAGCCGGCGCTGCGCGAGCGCGTCGCGCTGCTCAAGGGCCTGCCGCTCGAGGTGATCGGCCAGGTGCTGGACACCCGCATCACGCTGACGCCGGGCGGCCGCGCGGTGGTGCAGACGATGCGCGCCCACGGCGCCTACACCTGCCTGGTGTCCGGCGGCTTCACTCAGTTCACCCATGTGGTGGCCGAACGGCTCGGCTTTGCAGAACACCGCGCCAATGAGCTTCTCAGTCAGGACGGCAAGCTGACAGGCACGGTCGCCGAGCCGATCCTCGGCCGCGACGCCAAGCTGGCGACGCTGCTGGAGCTGCGCGAAGCCGACGATCTCGATGCGATCGACACCCTGGTGGTCGGCGATGGCGCCAATGATCTCGGCATGATCCAGGCGGCCGGTCTCGGGATCGCCTATCACGCCAAGCCTGCGGTCGCCGCAGCGGCCCACGGCCGTATCGATTTCGGCGACCTCACCGCGCTGCTCTATGCGCAGGGCTATCGGCGAGACGAATTCGTCGCCGACTGA